One Candida dubliniensis CD36 chromosome 1, complete sequence genomic region harbors:
- a CDS encoding cell wall function protein, putative (Similar to S. cerevisiae ROT1) — protein MIFSRYFIPIIFTLLSSSSIFVYGDPNMEELEGTWSSKSNTVFTGPGFYDPVEELLIEPDLPGISYSFTKDGHYEEALYRVKPNPKNHSCAVASVSYQHGKYELLSNGSIILTPIAVDGRQLLSDPCNSDDPNKSTYTRYIQPTWFKTYQVFVDPYHGRWTLQIYQFDGSKMQPLYLAYKPPIMLPTTALNPTDEISETASTLNGISHKIKRNRLKIKRSLENQYRTNAKREIYNEQFDKYWWSSVICLALASSYFFLKR, from the coding sequence ATGATATTTTCAAGATATTTTATTCCTATTATATTcacattattatcatcactGTCAATTTTCGTTTATGGTGATCCTAATATGGAAGAATTAGAAGGAACTTGGTCATCAAAATCTAACACCGTATTTACTGGACCAGGATTTTATGATCCagttgaagaattattaattgaaccTGATTTACCAGGAATTTCTTATTCATTTACTAAAGATGGTCATTATGAAGAAGCATTATATCGAGTTAAACCTAATCCTAAAAATCATTCATGTGCAGTAGCATCAGTTAGTTATCAACATGGTaaatatgaattattatctaatggatcaataattttaacTCCAATTGCGGTTGATGGTAGACAATTATTAAGTGATCCTTGTAATTCTGATGATCctaataaatcaacttATACAAGATATATTCAACCTACTTGGTTTAAAACTTATCAAGTTTTCGTTGATCCTTATCATGGTAGATGGACTTtacaaatttatcaatttgatgGATCAAAAATGCAACCATTATATTTAGCTTATAAACCACCAATTATGTTACCAACTACAGCTTTAAATCCAACTGATGAAATTTCAGAAACAGCTCTGACTTTAAATGGTATATCtcataaaattaaaagaaatagattaaaaattaaacgATCATTGGAAAATCAATATAGAACAAATGCTAAAAGAGAAATTTATAATgaacaatttgataaatattgGTGGTCATCAGTGATTTGTTTAGCTTTAGCTTcatcatatttttttcttaaaagATAA